The proteins below are encoded in one region of Manis javanica isolate MJ-LG chromosome 8, MJ_LKY, whole genome shotgun sequence:
- the ELL3 gene encoding RNA polymerase II elongation factor ELL3, which translates to MEGPQELLSGKFQLCFTPAARTSFLMLRLNDAALRALQECQRQQVRPVIAFQGNRGYLRLPGPGWPRLFSFIVSQCGQEGPGVGLDLVCQRLGRSGPNCLHCLGPLRERLTVWAAMDSIPAPSSVQGHNLAEDARDSESWQNMGDDYSEAAVSQPQMALEEVPDPLASSHGQSLPGSSREHMSQWEVRNQTHYSKREPDQVLRSSASQKYLDKKRPAPAATIKLKEKRPRTLPLAPSSQQGLPTQDLQEGENWEQEDKDEDMGSRLEHSPSVQADSESPHPEEVPDYLLQYRAIHSAEQQHAYEQDFETDYAEYRILHARVGAASQRFMELGAEIKRVQRGTPEHKVLEEKIVQEYKKFRKRYPGYREEKRRCEYLHQKLSHIKGLILEFEKNRRS; encoded by the exons ATGGAGGGACCCCAGGAGCTTCTAAGTGGAAAGTTCCAGCTTTGCTTCACCCCAGCAGCCCGGACCAGCTTCTTGATGCTTAGGCTCAACGACGCAGCGCTGCGGGCGCTGCAGGAGTGTCAGCGGCAACAG GTTCGGCCAGTGATCGCTTTCCAAGGCAACCGAGGG TATCTGAGGCTCCCAGGCCCTGGCTGGCCCCGCCTCTTCTCCTTCATAGTGTCCCAGTGTGGCCAAGAGGGCCCTGGAGTTGGATTGGACCTTGTGTGTCAACGCTTAGGCAG ATCTGGGCCTaactgcctccactgcctgggcCCACTCAGGGAGCGCCTCACTGTTTGGGCAGCCATGGATTCTATCCCAGCCCCATCTTCAGTTCAGGGACACAACCTGGCTGAAGATGCCAGAGATTCTGAGAGTTGGCAGAACATGGGAGACGACTATTCTGAAGCTGCAGTTTCACAGCCACAGATGGCACTAGAAGAG GTGCCGGACCCACTGGCAAGCAGCCATGGACAGTCACTCCCAGGATCCTCGAGGGAACACATGTCACAGTGGGAAGTGAG GAACCAGACTCATTATTCAAAGAGAGAGCCTGATCAGGTACTGCGTTCCTCTGCTAGCCAGAAATATCTGGACAAG AAACGTCCAGCACCTGCAGCCACTATAAAACTAAAAGAGAAGAGGCCCAGAACTCTGCCTCTAGCTCCAAGTTCCCAACAAGGGCTCCCCACTCAGGACCTACAAGAGGGAGAAAATTGGGAGCAAGAAGATAAAGATGAAGATATGGGTTCCAGGCTGGAGCATAGTCCCTCAGTTCAAGCAG ACTCTGAATCCCCACACCCTGAAGAGGTACCAGATTATCTCCT GCAATACAGGGCCATCCACAGTGCAGAGCAGCAACATGCTTATGAGCAGGACTTTGAAACAGATTATGCTGAATACCGTATCTTGCATGCTCGTGTTGGGGCTGCAAGCCAAAGGTTCATGGAGCTGGGAGCAGAGATCAAGAGAGTTCAGAGAGGAACTCCAGAACACAAG gtGCTGGAAGAAAAGATAGTCCAGGAATATAAAAAGTTCAGGAAG CGGTACCCAGGTTACAGGGAAGAAAAACGTCGCTGTGAGTACCTGCATCAGAAATTGTCCCACATTAAAGGTCTCATCCTGGAGTTTGAGAAGAACAGGCGCAGCTGA